In Hydra vulgaris chromosome 06, alternate assembly HydraT2T_AEP, a genomic segment contains:
- the LOC100211532 gene encoding bis(5'-adenosyl)-triphosphatase enpp4 isoform X2 produces the protein MDPKFCIIEFCRVFYFFCFIITGTSLKLKKDRQTVVILSFDGFRYDYVERANMRHFKEFARNGVKADSLKSAFVTKTLPNHFTMVTGLYEESHGIISNYMYDPKHEELFDPVLSSKDSKWWNSAIPIWIENELQYLQDGNRTRKSATIYWPGSEATYKGHWQYYTEKKYNQNYTFKARVDKIIDLLLEPDPVNFIACYFEEPDYTSHKYGPDHESTSIVLQKVDGLLGYYINKLKKANLYTKINTIIVSDHGMMFVKRENVKTLTNYLHPDAYNIYSYGTFLLIQPKHGWLEEVYFNLTKVSNLKTYKKENIPSQWHYKNNRRITDIFSVADPGYYISPNENVTAEILSDFGDHGYDNNVKEMHGIFLAHGPAFKNGLNVGLVENIDLYVLMCEILELKPNPNNGSLPRVFGMLQEKTLFSIIKQNPTFVVILLSICGLFLIGVLCACSLSCFRSIKKSAKYAALYQKEVPLSEWSEDEEFFTRSN, from the exons ATGGATcctaaattttgtattattgaaTTTTGCCGTGTCttctattttttctgttttatcatTACGGGtacaagtttaaaattaaaaaaagatagacAAACTGTAGTCATTTTGTCATTTGACGGATTTCGGTACGACTATGTAGAGCGCGCAAATATGCGTCACTTTAAAGAATTTGCTAGAAATGGAGTTAAAGCTGACTCTTTGAAAAGTGCATTTGTCACAAAAACGTTGCCTAACCATTTTACTATGGTAACTGGTCTGTACGAGGAATCACACGGAATAATATCTAACTATATGTATGATCCAAAACATGAAGAGCTTTTTGATCCAGTGCTGTCTTCAAAAGACTCTAAATGGTGGAACAGTGCAATTCCTATATGGATAGAAAATGAGTTGCAGTACCTTCAAGACGGCAATCGGACCCGTAAAAGTGCTACAATTTATTGGCCAGGGTCAGAAGCAACTTATAAAGGACACTGGCAATATTATacggaaaaaaaatataatcaaaattatacatttaaagctcgagttgataaaataatagatTTATTACTTGAACCTGATCCAGTAAACTTTATTGCATGCTACTTTGAAGAACCGGATTATACAAGTCATAAGTATGGGCCAGATCATGAAAGCACATCAATCGTACTTCAAAAAGTTGATGGACTACTcggttattatataaataaattgaaaaaagcaAACCTCTACACCAAA atcaatACAATTATTGTAAGCGATCATGGAATGATGTTCGTAAAAagagaaaatgttaaaacactAACAAACTACTTACATCCCGATGCCTATAATATTTATAGCTACGGCACATTTCTTCTAATTCAGCCTAAGCATGGGTGGCTGGAAGAAGTCTATTTTAATTTGACAaaagtttctaatttaaaaacttataaaaaagaaaacataccATCACAATGGCACTATAAAAACAACAGGAGAATAACAGATATTTTTTCAGTAGCAGATCCCGGTTATTATATATCACCAAATGAAAATGTAACTGCCGAGATATTAAGTGACTTTGGAGACCACGGCTATGATAATAATGTAAAAGAAATGCATGGTATATTTTTAGCGCACGGGCCGGCTTTCAAAAACGGTTTAAATGTCGGATTAGTTGAAAATATAGACTTGTACGTTCTTATGTGTGAAATATTAGAGTTAAAACCGAATCCTAACAACGGATCATTACCTCGAGTTTTTGGAATGCTGcaagaaaaaactttgttttctataattaaacaaaatccCACGTTTGTTGTGATTCTACTCTCGATTTgtggtttgtttttaattgGAGTGCTTTGTGCATGTAGCCTTTCGTGTTTTCGTAGTATTAAAAAATCGGCAAAATATGCAGCACTATATCAAAAAGAGGTTCCTTTGTCAGAATGGTCTGAAGATGAAGAATTTTTTACGCGAAGCAATTGA